One window from the genome of Parachlamydiales bacterium encodes:
- the ribD gene encoding bifunctional diaminohydroxyphosphoribosylaminopyrimidine deaminase/5-amino-6-(5-phosphoribosylamino)uracil reductase RibD yields MKEQMWMKEALALAEQGRLLAPPNPWVGCVIVKNNLIVGRGHTQSPGNSHAEIMALTEAGVQSEGADMYVTLEPCCHWGRTPPCVEKIIRAGIKRVFTSLSDPDSHVQGKGIAILEQAGVEVHVGLSAEKVEKQLKSYLHHRRTGLPYTIIKSAASIDGRVAAKDQSSQWITDASAREDVHLLRAHCQAIMVGAGTARIDKPQLTVRSASLKIEKQPLRVVCDAWGKLAPEGPLFDVTAAPTVIFTTTECPQEVQKAWLDHGVEVVVGELRNNGVELNAVLKNLGSRGILQLLVEGGAALQSTFIQEGVFQELIVYHGNCLLGNEGLPMFSSLPVDNIQNAIRLKLIESQNLGVVVKSTYLPL; encoded by the coding sequence ATGAAAGAGCAAATGTGGATGAAAGAAGCCCTAGCCTTAGCGGAACAAGGGCGTTTACTCGCCCCACCCAACCCGTGGGTTGGGTGCGTAATAGTAAAAAACAATCTCATCGTGGGGCGCGGCCATACCCAGTCCCCAGGAAATAGCCATGCCGAAATCATGGCATTAACAGAAGCAGGCGTACAGTCGGAAGGGGCAGATATGTATGTCACCTTAGAACCCTGCTGCCATTGGGGAAGAACCCCCCCCTGTGTAGAGAAAATCATCCGTGCTGGTATAAAAAGAGTTTTTACATCACTCAGCGACCCTGATTCCCATGTACAAGGCAAGGGTATTGCAATATTGGAACAAGCAGGCGTGGAAGTACATGTAGGGTTGTCTGCGGAAAAGGTAGAAAAACAGCTCAAAAGTTATCTCCACCATCGCCGTACTGGCCTGCCTTATACCATCATAAAAAGCGCCGCAAGCATAGACGGCAGGGTTGCAGCAAAAGATCAGTCCTCCCAGTGGATAACAGATGCCAGCGCAAGAGAAGATGTTCATCTATTAAGGGCGCACTGTCAAGCAATCATGGTAGGCGCAGGTACAGCTAGAATAGATAAACCTCAACTGACTGTCCGCTCGGCTTCGCTAAAAATAGAGAAACAGCCGCTACGCGTTGTCTGTGATGCATGGGGTAAATTAGCGCCTGAAGGGCCACTTTTTGATGTTACTGCCGCACCTACAGTTATTTTCACAACCACAGAATGCCCCCAAGAGGTCCAAAAAGCATGGTTGGATCACGGCGTCGAAGTCGTTGTTGGAGAGCTTAGAAATAATGGAGTGGAGCTGAATGCCGTTCTTAAAAACCTGGGTTCCAGGGGAATATTACAGTTATTAGTCGAAGGCGGCGCTGCACTGCAATCAACATTTATTCAAGAAGGTGTCTTTCAGGAGCTTATAGTATATCATGGAAATTGTCTGTTGGGTAATGAAGGGCTTCCTATGTTCTCAAGCCTACCTGTCGACAACATCCAAAATGCGATCCGTCTTAAGCTTATTGAAAGTCAAAATCTGGGCGTCGTTGTCAAATCAACATACCTCCCTCTTTAA
- the acs gene encoding acetate--CoA ligase — protein MDSFVNDNVLSHLMDEKRRIPPPHTFQMKAHIQSQSVYDDLYHQSLDHSEEFWLNQAKTLDWFKHPTIACNYKWNTSQREIYHKWFEDGLINVSYNCIDRHVHSSKREKIAFIWQGEKDNDVRILTYQNLYDEVCRCANALKARGIKKGDRICLYMPMVPELAIAMLACARIGAIHTVVFGGFSADALSHRMQDCETSLLITSNVSIRGGKEISLKAIADEALVTSPSVKTVIVFQRNETPCSMEKGRDVWWHDELEPWLGIPCPPEQLQAEDPLFILYTSGSTGKPKGVVHSQAGYLLHSALTHKYYFDIRDSDVYWCTADLGWVTGHSYIVYGPLCNGATSVIFEGTPTYPAPDQFWKVIEKHRVSVFYTAPTAIRSLIRYGESLPQKHNLNSLRLLGTVGEPINPEAWMWYHQVIGKGRCPIVDTWWQTETGGIMLSAMPGCHTLKPGSACFPFFGVASIVLNEEGIPCHTDEGGYLCITRPWPGMMRTTWGDHDRFIDTYFTRFNNIYCSGDGCRKDPEGYLWLLGRIDDVVNVSGHRLGTAEIESALVSHEAVAEAAVVPIPHEIKGQGLYAYVILVEGDHDTATLKHQLVEHVRREIGPIAIPDKILFVKALPKTRSGKIMRRILRKIAEKDFHNLGDTSTLADPQMMQELMNREG, from the coding sequence ATGGACTCATTCGTAAACGATAACGTTTTAAGCCATCTAATGGATGAGAAACGGCGCATTCCCCCGCCTCACACATTTCAAATGAAGGCCCATATTCAAAGCCAATCAGTATACGATGATCTCTATCACCAAAGTTTAGATCATTCTGAAGAGTTCTGGCTTAATCAAGCCAAAACCCTAGATTGGTTTAAACATCCCACCATTGCCTGCAATTACAAATGGAATACCAGCCAAAGAGAAATCTACCACAAATGGTTTGAAGACGGACTAATCAATGTCAGCTACAACTGCATTGACCGCCACGTCCATTCCTCAAAACGCGAAAAAATTGCTTTCATCTGGCAGGGTGAAAAAGATAATGATGTACGTATACTCACCTATCAAAATCTCTATGATGAAGTCTGCCGCTGTGCTAATGCCCTGAAAGCCCGCGGAATAAAAAAAGGCGACCGCATCTGCCTCTACATGCCCATGGTCCCAGAATTAGCCATCGCCATGCTAGCCTGCGCCCGTATTGGCGCCATCCATACCGTAGTATTCGGCGGCTTTAGCGCTGACGCTTTATCTCACCGTATGCAAGATTGCGAGACTTCCCTTCTCATTACTTCCAATGTCTCAATCCGTGGAGGTAAAGAAATTTCCCTCAAAGCAATAGCTGACGAAGCTTTGGTGACATCTCCCTCAGTAAAAACGGTAATCGTCTTCCAACGTAACGAAACACCCTGTTCTATGGAAAAAGGGCGGGATGTCTGGTGGCATGATGAACTTGAACCCTGGCTGGGCATCCCCTGTCCACCGGAACAACTCCAAGCAGAAGACCCCCTCTTTATCCTGTATACTTCCGGTTCTACAGGAAAGCCTAAAGGTGTCGTTCACTCTCAAGCAGGATACTTGCTACACTCTGCACTGACACATAAATACTACTTTGATATTCGCGACAGCGACGTCTACTGGTGTACCGCCGATCTAGGCTGGGTCACCGGCCATTCCTACATTGTTTACGGCCCACTCTGCAATGGGGCAACCTCGGTCATCTTTGAAGGGACACCCACATATCCTGCCCCTGACCAATTTTGGAAAGTCATTGAAAAACATCGTGTTTCCGTCTTCTATACTGCACCCACAGCAATTCGCAGCCTGATCCGCTACGGTGAATCCCTCCCCCAAAAACATAACCTTAATTCACTGCGGCTACTAGGAACTGTAGGTGAGCCCATCAACCCCGAAGCGTGGATGTGGTACCACCAGGTTATCGGCAAAGGACGCTGCCCTATTGTAGATACATGGTGGCAAACTGAAACCGGCGGCATCATGCTATCTGCTATGCCAGGCTGCCATACACTCAAACCCGGCAGTGCATGCTTCCCCTTCTTTGGTGTTGCCTCCATCGTCCTTAATGAAGAAGGCATCCCCTGTCATACCGATGAAGGCGGCTACCTTTGTATTACTCGCCCATGGCCAGGTATGATGCGTACGACATGGGGAGATCATGATCGCTTCATCGACACCTACTTTACCCGTTTCAATAATATTTATTGTTCGGGAGATGGCTGCAGAAAAGATCCCGAGGGCTATCTTTGGCTCCTTGGGCGGATAGACGATGTCGTTAATGTCTCGGGCCATCGCTTAGGAACAGCCGAGATTGAAAGCGCGTTGGTAAGCCACGAAGCTGTTGCGGAAGCTGCTGTGGTTCCTATTCCTCATGAAATCAAAGGACAAGGCCTATATGCTTACGTAATCCTTGTCGAAGGGGACCATGATACTGCAACGTTAAAACACCAACTCGTAGAACACGTTCGGCGCGAAATAGGCCCCATTGCCATTCCTGATAAAATCTTATTCGTCAAAGCTCTGCCTAAAACGCGCTCAGGAAAAATCATGCGAAGGATTTTGCGTAAAATAGCTGAAAAAGATTTTCACAACTTAGGCGATACCAGCACTCTAGCTGACCCCCAAATGATGCAAGAGTTAATGAACCGCGAGGGATGA